In Candidatus Methanoperedens sp., a single genomic region encodes these proteins:
- a CDS encoding response regulator yields the protein MNRAFIQILTGGLKINMHWRERELLGVVKKGKQTTTEIVSRVNMSKVTALKYLESLKEKNLVDYQEIGPAKVWFLKPQEGEIEKKVKVLVADDDKNVINIIRDSLAAELFEVLEAVNGKEALGMVFAESPDILILDIMMPDMDGYKVCEELKKHEHTKNMPIIILSAKVSVEDKLRAMEMGIDDYIVKPFDPRELKARIKMRMRQNNSNHA from the coding sequence ATGAATAGAGCATTCATTCAAATTTTAACGGGTGGCTTAAAGATTAACATGCACTGGCGTGAAAGAGAATTACTTGGGGTTGTGAAAAAAGGAAAACAGACAACCACTGAGATAGTGAGCAGGGTTAATATGAGCAAGGTAACAGCCCTGAAGTACCTGGAAAGCCTGAAAGAAAAAAATCTGGTTGATTACCAAGAGATAGGTCCTGCAAAGGTCTGGTTTTTAAAACCACAAGAAGGAGAAATTGAAAAGAAAGTCAAGGTGCTGGTTGCCGACGATGATAAGAATGTCATAAACATTATCCGGGATTCGCTTGCTGCGGAATTATTTGAAGTTTTAGAAGCTGTGAATGGAAAAGAAGCATTGGGAATGGTTTTTGCTGAATCACCTGACATTCTTATTCTGGATATTATGATGCCGGACATGGATGGCTACAAGGTATGCGAGGAATTAAAAAAACATGAGCATACAAAGAATATGCCTATAATAATATTATCTGCAAAGGTCAGCGTGGAGGATAAGCTCAGGGCGATGGAAATGGGCATAGACGATTACATTGTAAAACCTTTTGACCCGAGGGAGTTAAAGGCAAGAATAAAAATGAGGATGAGGCAAAATAATTCGAATCATGCCTGA
- a CDS encoding PAS domain-containing sensor histidine kinase — translation MNKKEKNSKLGGENSGTPHNSKSNKESKEELKSLIESVPLGISITTLEGITTEVNSTMLKIFGYDSKESFLKIPASAFYYDPEDRKRLVELAKKGTGKDFEARFMRKDGTVFWGSLSSITQTNSTGEILLTNAFQDITERKLIEEALRESEQKYRNLFDSAVDAIITIDLEDRITSWNQGAERIFGWTSEAIGKNLNELTIPKDLQSERKKILRDALTGKNITGIETVRLRKDGRRVDVSLTFSPIINTEGKIIGLSGILRDITERKQAEKERLRLIEEIKKRHGQAENLAMNLKKERDTLQIIMENTGTQLAYLDSNFNFVRVNSAYADGSGHKKGELIGKNYFELFPDPENKAIFERVRDTGEAVEFKARPFEFPDQPWRGTTYRDWTLTPIKEASGKVDRLVLSLVDVTERIKAEQATQKALTYAESIVDTVPQPLVIIDSSLRVKTANHAFYKIFKVSIEDTKDKLLYELGNRQWDIPELRKLLEEVIPRNKHVKDFRVDHEFPIIGKRTMLLNASSFYQDGAEMILLAIDDITEREKIEEVRLENERLMSASRARSEFLTVMSHELRTPLTSIIGYSILLKEKTYGGLNEKQEFYVDNTLTSSKHLLDLINGILDLAKIEAGKIELAFEDVSVPDTINEVLYLMKEKAAGQNIVLKKELDPAMSLIKADRQKFKQILFNLLSNALKFSKEDGGTVTISAKKEGNMAKISISDAGIGIREDDIPKLFQKFEQLDSGISRKYGGTGLGLAITKQLVELHGGKITVESRYREGSTFTFLLPTAGRE, via the coding sequence ATGAATAAAAAAGAAAAAAATTCAAAACTCGGTGGGGAAAATTCTGGAACCCCTCACAACTCCAAAAGCAATAAGGAATCGAAGGAGGAATTGAAAAGTCTGATTGAAAGTGTTCCTCTCGGCATTTCAATCACAACTCTTGAAGGGATAACAACTGAAGTAAACTCCACTATGCTGAAAATATTTGGCTACGACTCAAAAGAATCCTTCTTAAAAATACCTGCTTCTGCTTTCTATTACGACCCTGAGGACAGGAAGAGATTAGTTGAACTCGCTAAAAAGGGTACGGGTAAAGATTTTGAAGCACGCTTTATGCGTAAGGATGGTACTGTATTCTGGGGCTCTCTAAGCTCAATAACTCAGACAAACTCAACTGGGGAGATTCTGCTAACCAATGCATTCCAGGACATCACAGAGCGCAAGCTGATCGAGGAGGCGCTGCGGGAGAGCGAGCAAAAATACCGCAACCTATTCGACAGTGCAGTTGATGCAATCATAACCATCGACCTTGAAGACAGGATTACCTCCTGGAATCAAGGCGCAGAGAGGATATTTGGATGGACCAGCGAAGCGATAGGAAAGAACCTCAATGAGCTAACAATTCCCAAGGATCTGCAATCCGAGAGGAAAAAGATCTTGCGTGATGCCTTAACGGGCAAAAATATTACAGGGATTGAGACGGTTCGCCTGCGCAAGGACGGCAGAAGAGTTGACGTGAGTTTGACCTTCTCTCCGATAATAAATACAGAGGGGAAAATTATCGGCTTATCGGGTATACTCAGGGACATCACAGAGCGCAAGCAGGCTGAAAAAGAACGCCTGCGCCTGATCGAGGAAATAAAGAAAAGGCACGGGCAAGCAGAAAATTTAGCGATGAACCTTAAGAAAGAGCGTGATACCCTCCAGATAATCATGGAAAATACCGGGACACAGCTTGCCTACCTCGACTCGAATTTCAATTTCGTCAGGGTGAACTCAGCATACGCAGATGGTTCAGGGCATAAGAAGGGGGAACTGATAGGCAAAAACTATTTCGAGCTTTTCCCTGACCCTGAAAACAAGGCAATATTTGAGAGGGTTAGAGATACAGGAGAGGCTGTAGAGTTCAAAGCCAGGCCCTTTGAGTTTCCAGACCAGCCATGGAGAGGCACCACCTACAGGGACTGGACGCTTACTCCAATCAAGGAAGCTTCAGGGAAAGTTGACAGGCTGGTATTATCTCTTGTGGACGTGACCGAGCGCATAAAAGCCGAACAGGCTACCCAGAAAGCTCTGACCTATGCGGAAAGCATTGTAGATACAGTACCTCAACCCCTTGTAATCATCGATTCAAGCCTGAGAGTGAAAACTGCGAATCATGCTTTTTATAAAATATTCAAGGTCTCGATAGAAGATACTAAGGACAAATTGCTCTATGAACTTGGGAACCGCCAGTGGGATATTCCTGAGTTGAGAAAATTGCTGGAGGAGGTTATCCCCAGGAATAAACATGTCAAGGATTTCAGGGTTGACCACGAATTCCCAATTATAGGAAAAAGGACGATGCTGCTCAATGCCAGCTCATTCTACCAGGATGGTGCAGAGATGATTCTACTTGCCATCGATGATATTACCGAGCGCGAAAAAATAGAAGAAGTACGTCTTGAAAACGAGCGGCTCATGAGTGCGAGCAGAGCCAGGTCAGAGTTTTTGACCGTGATGAGCCATGAACTGCGCACTCCTCTTACTTCAATAATCGGTTATTCGATACTCCTTAAGGAAAAGACCTACGGGGGATTGAACGAAAAACAGGAGTTCTATGTGGATAATACTCTTACAAGCAGCAAACACCTGCTTGATCTTATCAACGGTATTCTCGACCTTGCAAAAATAGAAGCCGGGAAGATAGAACTGGCTTTCGAGGATGTATCTGTGCCAGATACAATAAACGAGGTGCTATACCTAATGAAAGAGAAAGCTGCAGGGCAGAATATTGTTCTGAAAAAAGAACTTGACCCTGCCATGTCGCTCATAAAAGCAGACAGGCAGAAATTTAAGCAGATATTGTTCAACCTGCTTAGCAATGCATTGAAATTCAGCAAGGAAGACGGGGGTACTGTTACAATATCAGCGAAAAAAGAAGGGAATATGGCAAAAATTTCAATCTCTGACGCAGGCATAGGAATCAGGGAGGACGACATACCAAAACTTTTCCAGAAATTCGAACAGCTTGATTCTGGAATATCCAGAAAATACGGCGGAACGGGGCTGGGACTTGCGATAACAAAACAGCTCGTGGAGCTGCACGGAGGGAAGATCACAGTTGAGAGCAGGTACAGAGAAGGCAGCACGTTTACCTTTTTACTGCCGACAGCAGGAAGAGAGTAA
- a CDS encoding proteasome-activating nucleotidase translates to MADAIAKTPVTGGTIKKDSEAEIKELQETLESLKNQIKEMHSRLLEAAVLNNKYIQTVQEYQKQIEQLKKPPLFICSIVEVLDDMALLRQHGSNQEVVTKIPDELIPEIETGARVAVTGNLAIVKVLSRSVDVRARVMELIEAPDVDYNMIGGLQKQIEEVIETLELPLTNPELFAEVGIEPPHGILLYGPPGNGKTLIAKAVAHRAKATFIRMSGSELVQKYIGEGARLVRDVFNIAREKAPSIVFIDEIDAVGSRRTYDGTTGSSEVNRTMVQLLAELDGFDTRGDVRIVAATNRIDLLDPALLRPGRFDRIIDIPSPDAEGRKEIFKIHTRNMKLENVDLEELTKITEGLSGAELKAIVTEAGMFVIRRRGKAVTMQDFKDAYNKIIVKETKEEVAGMFV, encoded by the coding sequence ATGGCAGATGCAATAGCAAAGACTCCTGTTACCGGGGGCACGATAAAAAAAGACTCTGAGGCTGAGATAAAAGAACTTCAGGAAACCCTTGAGTCGCTGAAAAACCAGATAAAAGAGATGCATTCAAGGCTTCTTGAAGCCGCTGTTCTGAATAATAAATATATCCAGACCGTTCAGGAATATCAGAAACAGATAGAACAGTTGAAGAAGCCGCCGTTGTTCATTTGCAGTATTGTTGAAGTGCTTGATGATATGGCACTATTAAGACAGCACGGAAGCAATCAGGAAGTGGTGACCAAGATACCCGATGAGCTTATCCCGGAGATAGAAACAGGAGCAAGAGTTGCTGTTACAGGAAACCTTGCAATTGTAAAAGTATTGTCAAGATCCGTTGACGTCCGTGCACGGGTAATGGAACTGATAGAAGCTCCGGATGTGGATTACAACATGATAGGAGGCTTGCAAAAGCAGATCGAGGAAGTCATAGAAACGCTTGAACTTCCGCTCACAAACCCTGAGCTTTTTGCTGAGGTGGGGATTGAACCTCCCCACGGAATACTGCTTTACGGTCCTCCCGGGAACGGCAAGACCCTCATAGCAAAAGCCGTGGCGCACAGGGCTAAAGCCACTTTTATCAGGATGAGCGGGAGTGAGCTTGTGCAGAAATACATAGGAGAAGGGGCAAGGCTTGTAAGGGATGTGTTCAACATAGCAAGGGAAAAAGCTCCGAGTATCGTTTTCATCGATGAGATAGATGCCGTGGGAAGCAGAAGAACCTATGACGGCACCACGGGTTCCTCGGAAGTAAACAGGACGATGGTTCAGTTGCTGGCTGAACTTGATGGCTTTGATACGCGTGGAGATGTGAGAATAGTTGCAGCCACAAACCGCATCGACCTTCTCGACCCTGCGCTATTGCGGCCCGGAAGGTTTGACAGGATAATCGATATACCATCGCCTGATGCCGAAGGGCGTAAGGAAATATTTAAGATACATACACGAAACATGAAACTTGAAAATGTTGATCTTGAAGAGTTAACAAAAATAACTGAGGGGTTAAGCGGCGCTGAATTAAAGGCAATCGTTACAGAGGCAGGGATGTTTGTAATCAGGCGAAGAGGCAAAGCTGTTACCATGCAGGACTTCAAGGATGCCTATAACAAGATAATAGTCAAGGAAACGAAAGAGGAAGTAGCGGGGATGTTCGTGTAA
- a CDS encoding dephospho-CoA kinase — protein sequence MKLIAFVGMPASGKSEAAAIARSLNIPVINMGDVVREETAKRGLPPTDENIGGTGTALRREEGLDAVAKRCVPRIPLNSRVAVVDGIRNIEEVNYFKKTFGDDFKLIAIHTPFELRFERVKRRSRSDDMSSMEELKRRDEREKGWGLYSAIETADVTIENTGTIEKFRKQMEQLLRDL from the coding sequence ATGAAGCTCATTGCATTTGTAGGAATGCCGGCATCAGGAAAATCAGAAGCCGCAGCCATAGCAAGAAGCCTTAATATCCCTGTTATCAACATGGGCGATGTTGTAAGGGAAGAAACTGCAAAACGCGGTCTTCCTCCCACGGATGAGAATATCGGAGGCACGGGAACTGCGCTTCGCAGGGAAGAGGGCTTGGATGCGGTTGCAAAACGCTGTGTTCCCAGAATCCCGTTGAATTCCCGTGTGGCAGTGGTTGACGGGATACGGAATATAGAGGAAGTAAATTACTTCAAAAAAACATTCGGGGATGATTTTAAACTTATAGCGATTCACACTCCTTTTGAACTGCGGTTTGAACGCGTGAAAAGGCGCTCCCGTTCAGACGATATGAGCAGCATGGAGGAATTAAAAAGACGGGATGAACGTGAAAAAGGCTGGGGACTTTATTCCGCCATCGAAACTGCGGATGTGACCATCGAGAATACCGGCACTATTGAAAAATTTCGAAAACAAATGGAACAATTGCTAAGAGATTTATGA
- the ccsA gene encoding cytochrome c biogenesis protein CcsA, with translation MIPVENSRIAVPLWIESEKLYFLAMVSMVFVLTMQRRKELVSFLGVILSLLSIIVYFFSNPFREPLPILNAEITRWYASLAAGDESIFQIAGTFYGRITFYYNSTYMWTHPPMLFIAYASLIITFAACVYMLTNRDKLYDEIAYRYAKIGYILLTAGMLIGYPWAVEAWKGSAWWWDPIISGSIMMWALYTAYLHARIYVAREKMWSTTAYLGIACFASLIFTYLLPYLVPGIHSVVQP, from the coding sequence ATGATACCGGTTGAGAACAGCCGCATAGCCGTACCCCTGTGGATCGAATCTGAAAAACTCTACTTCCTGGCTATGGTCTCAATGGTATTTGTATTAACGATGCAGCGCAGGAAAGAACTGGTTTCCTTTCTCGGTGTAATTCTATCCCTTCTCTCCATAATAGTATATTTCTTCTCGAACCCTTTCAGGGAGCCGCTGCCCATACTGAATGCAGAGATCACCCGATGGTATGCATCCCTCGCGGCTGGGGATGAGAGTATTTTCCAGATTGCCGGGACTTTCTACGGGCGCATTACTTTCTACTATAATTCAACATATATGTGGACGCATCCTCCCATGCTTTTTATTGCATACGCCTCGCTCATCATTACGTTTGCGGCATGTGTTTACATGCTTACGAACCGCGATAAGCTCTATGATGAGATTGCCTACAGGTATGCGAAAATAGGTTACATCCTGCTTACGGCAGGAATGCTTATCGGCTACCCCTGGGCAGTCGAGGCATGGAAGGGCAGTGCATGGTGGTGGGATCCTATAATCTCAGGCTCTATAATGATGTGGGCGCTCTATACTGCGTACTTACATGCCAGGATATATGTGGCAAGGGAAAAGATGTGGAGCACGACAGCCTACCTCGGGATAGCTTGCTTTGCGTCATTAATCTTTACTTATCTTTTGCCTTATCTTGTTCCAGGAATTCACTCGGTGGTGCAGCCGTGA
- a CDS encoding glycosyltransferase family 2 protein: MIQLSDKQSCASHPDVRVSKLTVIIPAYNEKESIADTIRSLKMQTVPAEEIIVVDDCSTDGTGDVARSCGVTVIRPPLNTGSKAGAQNFALSLVKTEFTMAIDADTTLAPDAIEILLPAFDDPRVAAACGFVLPRHVGTIWERGRYIEYLLAFTWYKPIQDYYEKPLISSGCFSMYRTEILKANGGWSRRTLAEDMDLTWSFYLKGHCVRFVPEAVCYPIEPHNYTFMRKQLRRWSHGYVQNVRLHWKGILEIPYLRSFVAVATWDAVVASLVYLFLLPLIALLFANPIILIGYVIDIPVVLIPVLSKSMERKEVLRSLASLPSFFILRTVNGFFILEAFFTELVLKKQLLVYEKGH, translated from the coding sequence ATGATACAGCTATCAGATAAACAATCATGTGCGTCTCATCCCGATGTAAGGGTCAGCAAGCTGACCGTGATAATCCCGGCTTATAACGAAAAGGAAAGCATTGCCGATACTATTCGCAGTCTCAAGATGCAGACAGTGCCGGCAGAAGAGATAATTGTCGTGGACGACTGCTCGACAGACGGAACTGGTGATGTTGCGCGTTCTTGCGGGGTGACGGTAATACGACCTCCCTTAAATACAGGCTCCAAGGCTGGTGCCCAGAACTTTGCACTGAGCTTGGTCAAGACCGAATTCACAATGGCAATAGATGCGGATACCACGCTTGCGCCCGATGCCATCGAGATACTTTTGCCGGCGTTCGACGACCCTAGAGTAGCCGCTGCATGCGGCTTCGTGCTTCCAAGACATGTGGGCACCATATGGGAACGCGGACGTTATATAGAATATCTCCTTGCGTTCACATGGTATAAACCTATTCAGGACTACTATGAAAAACCCCTTATCTCGTCCGGATGTTTCTCCATGTACCGGACTGAGATTCTAAAGGCAAATGGCGGATGGTCGAGGCGTACGCTTGCAGAGGACATGGATCTGACATGGAGCTTCTACCTGAAAGGGCATTGTGTACGTTTTGTACCGGAGGCTGTATGCTATCCTATCGAGCCTCATAACTACACCTTTATGCGTAAGCAATTGCGGCGCTGGTCTCACGGCTATGTTCAGAATGTAAGGCTCCACTGGAAAGGGATTCTTGAAATACCGTATCTTAGATCGTTTGTTGCTGTTGCTACGTGGGATGCGGTAGTTGCCTCGCTCGTTTATCTCTTTCTTCTTCCTCTTATAGCACTCCTGTTCGCAAATCCGATTATACTTATCGGCTATGTTATCGACATCCCTGTGGTTCTAATTCCTGTTCTCTCCAAATCTATGGAGAGGAAGGAGGTACTGCGCTCGCTGGCGAGTTTACCCTCATTCTTTATCCTGCGAACTGTTAACGGATTCTTCATACTTGAGGCATTCTTTACCGAACTGGTTTTGAAAAAACAATTACTAGTCTATGAGAAGGGGCATTAG
- a CDS encoding glucose-6-phosphate isomerase: protein METILEFGARNIKPTTRKLFDMKDVIYDRKWLSGADNIELYYMYRELWLSKNDALVMKEHNLRYDITIIPPRMMGCEFVKTAGHYHPKVPGTDTTFPEIYEVLSGEAQYLMQKPEDDGIKDVVLIKAGEGDKVIIPPGYGHLTINSSNKVLKMANWVARDFESIYAPIKEKGGGAYFFLEKGTVKNPRYSEVPEIRNLAPFNVKELGLQKGREMYGLVRDIKKLEFLTEPHEHAGVFEKMLQE from the coding sequence ATGGAGACCATACTTGAGTTCGGGGCAAGGAACATCAAGCCGACAACCCGAAAACTTTTTGATATGAAAGATGTCATTTACGACCGCAAGTGGCTCTCCGGTGCAGACAACATCGAACTATACTACATGTACAGGGAACTGTGGCTCAGTAAAAATGATGCGCTCGTCATGAAAGAACACAATCTGCGGTATGACATCACCATCATCCCGCCGCGCATGATGGGCTGCGAATTCGTGAAAACTGCAGGACATTACCACCCCAAAGTCCCTGGAACCGATACCACCTTTCCTGAGATATATGAAGTGCTAAGCGGCGAGGCGCAGTATCTTATGCAAAAACCCGAGGATGACGGGATAAAAGATGTAGTACTGATAAAAGCAGGGGAGGGAGATAAGGTAATAATTCCCCCGGGTTACGGACACCTCACCATCAACTCTTCCAACAAGGTGCTGAAAATGGCAAACTGGGTAGCACGCGACTTTGAATCAATATATGCACCCATAAAGGAAAAAGGCGGAGGCGCATATTTCTTTCTTGAAAAAGGGACTGTGAAAAACCCGAGATACAGCGAAGTGCCTGAAATACGGAATCTTGCGCCTTTTAATGTTAAGGAACTGGGGTTGCAAAAAGGCAGGGAGATGTACGGGCTTGTGAGGGATATCAAGAAACTTGAGTTTCTGACAGAACCGCATGAGCACGCGGGGGTATTCGAAAAGATGCTACAGGAATAA
- a CDS encoding Dna2/Cas4 domain-containing protein, with product MIRVSDITVYLKCPRICYFVNRGHNLVNDITPAYVERIVLKELALTYGEAFLAADKLSFLGDELDRISGEIRIIYRNELSGIDDGTLADSVSNVRSCLGNICSNLSTNGDFYTNDAQVEPRLHCEKFGLSGSPDKLIKINGELIPSIIKTGSIPQNGIWSSDRLALTAYAVLVEEQYNSSVEKGFVEYARWGKVREAVIKRHERRKVLQIRDRIKKIHDGFMPEKPKDAPCEYCGFTGICDVKSTLASRFF from the coding sequence ATGATTCGGGTCTCGGACATTACGGTTTACCTGAAATGCCCCAGGATATGCTATTTCGTGAATAGGGGGCACAATTTAGTAAACGACATCACCCCAGCCTACGTAGAGCGCATAGTATTGAAAGAACTGGCTTTAACGTATGGAGAGGCTTTTTTAGCGGCGGATAAACTTTCATTTCTTGGCGATGAGCTTGACAGGATTTCAGGTGAGATCCGTATAATCTACCGCAATGAGCTTTCAGGGATCGATGACGGCACGCTGGCAGATTCCGTGTCAAATGTCCGTTCCTGCCTTGGAAACATATGTTCGAATCTTTCTACAAACGGCGATTTTTATACAAACGATGCTCAGGTTGAGCCGCGGCTGCATTGTGAGAAATTCGGATTATCGGGAAGCCCGGATAAATTGATAAAGATAAACGGCGAACTCATACCATCGATAATAAAAACGGGCAGCATACCGCAAAACGGCATCTGGAGCAGCGACAGGCTGGCGCTTACCGCATACGCTGTTCTTGTGGAAGAGCAATATAATTCATCGGTAGAAAAAGGGTTTGTGGAATATGCGCGCTGGGGTAAGGTGAGAGAGGCGGTTATCAAACGGCATGAGCGCAGGAAGGTGCTGCAGATAAGGGACAGGATTAAAAAGATACATGACGGTTTCATGCCTGAGAAACCCAAGGATGCGCCGTGTGAATACTGCGGGTTCACGGGGATATGCGATGTGAAATCCACGCTTGCGTCAAGGTTTTTTTAA
- a CDS encoding DUF3303 family protein — MLFMDTWTWEPENRREVEKRWSEFKYPEELKVVGEWLDLTSNRIFVLYEVDDPKVMLAANDMWLDIAKVDSVPVMEAKEVAKIFAEKMG, encoded by the coding sequence ATGTTATTCATGGACACCTGGACGTGGGAACCGGAAAATAGGCGCGAAGTAGAAAAAAGATGGAGCGAATTCAAATATCCTGAAGAGCTGAAGGTCGTTGGCGAGTGGCTTGACCTGACCAGTAACAGGATATTTGTCCTGTACGAGGTAGATGACCCCAAAGTCATGCTGGCAGCCAATGATATGTGGCTGGATATCGCGAAGGTTGATTCTGTGCCGGTGATGGAGGCTAAGGAAGTGGCGAAGATATTCGCGGAGAAGATGGGATAA
- a CDS encoding methyltransferase domain-containing protein encodes MTTFDNISGQYKEKSLVQQKAALKLLDLLKIGRTDSAIDVACGPGHITNLLSKVTSGKVTGIDISDGMIKQARALYPGIEFRQVAAEDMDYNNEFDIAFCNSALPWFRDPAKAIAAVFRSLKKSGRLGLACPGTYNWVPWSDRIISKVVQDEKIRPIFSHWRDPWFRLPTKDDYKLFFERQGFSTVLIEVEYEETYYSTEDAFNIYLSSTANGYTGREYYDIDIDDDYITYFNNGVKEEIERQSKDGKIKVDFIRLYYIGKKQFSGV; translated from the coding sequence ATGACCACTTTCGATAATATATCAGGTCAATATAAAGAAAAATCGCTGGTTCAGCAAAAAGCAGCACTGAAGCTGCTAGATCTCTTAAAAATCGGCCGTACAGATAGCGCCATTGATGTTGCCTGCGGACCTGGGCATATTACGAATTTGCTCAGTAAAGTAACAAGCGGAAAAGTTACAGGCATAGATATTTCTGACGGCATGATTAAACAGGCCAGAGCATTGTATCCGGGGATAGAATTCAGGCAGGTCGCGGCTGAAGATATGGATTACAATAACGAATTCGACATTGCCTTCTGTAATTCTGCACTGCCGTGGTTCAGGGATCCAGCCAAGGCAATAGCAGCAGTTTTCAGATCATTAAAGAAATCCGGTAGATTGGGGCTTGCCTGTCCTGGAACCTATAACTGGGTACCATGGAGTGACAGAATTATATCTAAAGTTGTGCAGGATGAAAAGATTAGACCCATCTTTTCTCACTGGAGAGACCCGTGGTTTCGCCTTCCAACCAAGGATGACTATAAGCTCTTTTTTGAAAGACAGGGGTTCTCTACTGTTTTAATTGAAGTAGAGTATGAGGAAACGTACTATTCAACAGAAGATGCATTCAATATATATCTTTCAAGCACTGCGAATGGATATACTGGAAGAGAATACTACGACATTGATATTGATGATGATTATATCACCTATTTTAATAATGGTGTTAAGGAAGAGATTGAGAGACAGTCAAAAGATGGGAAAATAAAGGTGGATTTTATTCGTTTGTACTACATAGGCAAAAAACAATTTTCGGGAGTGTAA
- a CDS encoding Rieske 2Fe-2S domain-containing protein, with protein sequence MFVEVAKVDDIAPGGMKAVEANGKEIVLCNYDGKIYAVSRRCGHTNAPLEMGTLEGYILTCPLHFSQFDIRTGEALSGPVPRDFGDEPFPEGVKRFFQYVSPLLDKIKTYDIETYKVKIEEDSIRVEV encoded by the coding sequence ATGTTCGTTGAAGTAGCAAAAGTGGATGATATAGCCCCCGGGGGAATGAAAGCAGTTGAAGCGAATGGCAAAGAGATTGTTCTGTGTAATTACGATGGGAAAATATACGCAGTCAGCAGACGATGCGGTCATACGAATGCCCCTCTGGAAATGGGAACCCTGGAAGGCTATATTCTGACCTGTCCCCTGCACTTTTCACAGTTCGACATACGGACTGGCGAAGCATTGAGCGGTCCTGTTCCCCGCGATTTTGGAGATGAGCCGTTCCCGGAAGGTGTGAAGAGATTTTTCCAGTATGTAAGCCCACTCCTTGATAAGATTAAGACGTATGATATAGAAACATATAAGGTTAAAATAGAGGAAGATTCGATAAGAGTGGAAGTTTAG
- a CDS encoding ferredoxin:thioredoxin reductase: MNVESRKKALRYLYQKVVDPLGYKFSPDEEMVDFLLEQEVMLEQKHGIPFCPCQGLTKKREENMKIVCPCIPFHREHFDAIKRCWCLLFVHKDVTNPNELKQIPFSEIKRG; this comes from the coding sequence ATGAACGTTGAATCAAGAAAAAAGGCTTTGAGATACCTGTATCAGAAAGTAGTAGACCCGTTGGGCTACAAATTCAGTCCCGATGAGGAGATGGTGGATTTTTTACTTGAACAGGAGGTTATGTTAGAACAGAAACACGGCATCCCCTTCTGTCCATGCCAGGGGCTCACGAAGAAACGTGAGGAGAATATGAAAATAGTCTGTCCCTGCATACCTTTCCACAGGGAACATTTCGATGCCATCAAACGCTGCTGGTGCTTACTTTTTGTGCACAAGGACGTTACCAATCCGAATGAACTGAAGCAGATTCCTTTCAGTGAAATCAAAAGAGGCTAA
- a CDS encoding glutaredoxin family protein, with translation MAKIFMYTLSTCPWCRKTKLFFKDKNIPFDYVDYDLQGEEEQEKIMKEMGRLGGGMAFPFVKIGDKIVVGYNPEKYSDLLGLE, from the coding sequence ATGGCGAAAATATTCATGTACACGCTCAGTACCTGCCCGTGGTGTCGGAAAACAAAACTATTCTTCAAGGACAAAAATATTCCTTTTGATTATGTGGATTATGACCTGCAGGGAGAGGAAGAACAGGAGAAGATAATGAAAGAAATGGGGAGGCTTGGCGGCGGCATGGCTTTTCCGTTCGTGAAAATTGGCGATAAGATTGTTGTGGGATATAACCCGGAAAAGTATTCAGATTTATTAGGGCTGGAATAA
- a CDS encoding Rieske (2Fe-2S) protein, with the protein MEKLAPESSWVFAIEENKLQENSLNMVFPKGLPVLLIKTAGEIFAISNKCAHMACPLAGGILDDYTIECPCHDWRFDIRTGEFLDAREIKIPVYEWKLSDGKIFLKI; encoded by the coding sequence GTGGAAAAATTGGCGCCTGAATCTTCATGGGTCTTTGCAATCGAGGAGAATAAATTGCAGGAAAACAGCTTGAACATGGTGTTCCCGAAAGGATTACCGGTTCTTCTTATCAAAACGGCGGGGGAGATTTTTGCTATATCGAATAAATGCGCGCACATGGCATGCCCGCTGGCAGGAGGTATATTAGATGATTATACAATCGAATGCCCGTGCCATGACTGGAGATTTGATATCAGGACAGGTGAGTTTTTAGACGCAAGGGAGATTAAAATACCTGTTTATGAATGGAAGTTATCGGATGGAAAAATATTTCTAAAGATATAG